From the genome of Deinococcus sp. JMULE3, one region includes:
- a CDS encoding GNAT family N-acetyltransferase: MNPLIRQLAQAEAAAHGRGGTRAEFGPLVAAHHGPDLPLNSAWHDGSAPLTEADLLDFETFSAAHSVPATLHLLAPSVNDALPLLTARGYALTYVLHAYTHDLRDLPPSPTLDVRRSDDPDGWAALSARGFGPGSEAVMRVVAHLPGTQLYQAEVDGHVAGTAALSLTEGVAALFGTSTLPGRRGVGAQTALLAARLHAAHAQGAALASVFATPGSDSERNIRRAGFGLTTLRLTFTCNS, from the coding sequence ATGAACCCTCTCATCCGGCAGCTCGCGCAGGCCGAGGCTGCCGCCCACGGGCGCGGCGGCACCCGCGCCGAATTCGGCCCGCTCGTCGCCGCGCACCACGGCCCGGACCTGCCGCTGAACAGCGCCTGGCACGACGGCAGCGCGCCTCTCACGGAGGCGGACCTGCTGGACTTCGAGACGTTCAGTGCCGCTCACAGCGTGCCCGCCACGCTGCACCTCCTCGCCCCCAGCGTGAACGACGCCCTGCCCCTCCTGACCGCGCGCGGGTACGCCCTGACGTACGTCCTGCACGCCTACACGCACGACCTACGCGACCTCCCCCCCTCTCCCACGCTGGACGTGCGCCGCAGCGACGACCCGGACGGCTGGGCGGCCCTCTCCGCCCGGGGCTTCGGCCCCGGCAGCGAGGCGGTCATGCGGGTCGTGGCGCACCTGCCCGGCACGCAGTTGTATCAGGCGGAGGTGGACGGGCATGTTGCCGGAACCGCCGCGCTGAGCCTCACGGAGGGGGTCGCGGCGCTGTTCGGCACCTCCACCCTGCCCGGCCGCCGGGGCGTGGGCGCGCAGACCGCGCTGCTCGCCGCGCGCCTGCACGCCGCCCACGCGCAGGGCGCAGCGCTCGCCAGCGTGTTCGCCACGCCCGGCAGCGACAGCGAACGCAACATCCGCCGCGCCGGATTCGGGCTGACCACCCTGCGCCTGACCTTCACGTGTAACAGCTAG
- a CDS encoding ABC transporter permease, whose amino-acid sequence MTAAVAPKRDRSRFQEFWTSPATRKLRRNPLAITGLIITILFGLIALFAPLIAKPSGNCLRDLNITSANEVYNPAGGAFWRAVFTPPASCYKTERLSFAQEPTKPSAAAPFGTVNGYNIFYGLIWGTRTALKMAFIIVAITLGLGVVIGAISGYYGGWIDNLIQRFIDVLFSLPPLILTVVILTILRARFQSGGGDYDPTLPIIVAFCVTGWAGYARLIRGEVLRTRQLEYVDAARGLGARDPRLILKHVVPNSVAAVFTIAVLDLATVPLSVAGLSFLGLGFESGSAEWGQMIDFARAWLKPEYWYVLVYPATFIVLFSLAFNLFGDGLRDALDPKSR is encoded by the coding sequence ATGACCGCTGCCGTCGCCCCCAAACGCGACCGTTCCCGCTTCCAGGAGTTCTGGACCAGCCCCGCCACCCGCAAGCTGCGCCGCAATCCGCTGGCCATCACGGGCCTGATCATCACCATCCTGTTCGGATTGATCGCGCTGTTCGCGCCCCTGATCGCCAAACCCAGCGGCAACTGCCTGCGTGACCTGAACATCACCAGTGCGAACGAGGTGTACAACCCCGCCGGGGGCGCCTTCTGGCGCGCCGTGTTCACCCCGCCTGCCAGCTGCTACAAGACCGAACGCCTGAGCTTCGCGCAGGAACCCACCAAGCCCAGCGCTGCCGCGCCCTTCGGCACCGTGAACGGCTACAACATCTTCTACGGCCTGATCTGGGGCACCCGCACCGCGCTGAAGATGGCGTTCATCATCGTGGCGATCACCCTGGGTCTGGGCGTGGTCATCGGCGCGATCAGCGGCTACTACGGCGGCTGGATCGACAACCTGATCCAGCGGTTCATCGACGTGCTGTTCTCGCTGCCGCCCCTGATCCTGACGGTCGTGATCCTGACCATCCTACGCGCCCGCTTCCAGAGTGGCGGCGGGGACTACGACCCGACCCTGCCGATCATCGTGGCGTTCTGCGTGACCGGCTGGGCCGGATACGCCCGCCTGATCCGCGGTGAGGTGCTGCGCACCCGTCAGCTGGAATACGTGGACGCCGCCCGCGGCCTGGGCGCACGCGACCCCCGCCTGATCCTGAAGCACGTCGTGCCCAACAGCGTCGCCGCCGTGTTCACCATCGCCGTGCTGGACCTCGCCACCGTGCCGCTGAGCGTCGCGGGCCTGTCCTTCCTGGGCCTGGGCTTCGAGTCCGGTTCCGCCGAGTGGGGTCAGATGATCGACTTCGCCCGCGCGTGGCTGAAACCCGAGTACTGGTACGTGCTCGTGTACCCGGCAACGTTCATCGTGCTGTTCAGCCTCGCCTTCAACCTGTTCGGTGACGGCCTGCGCGACGCGCTGGACCCCAAGTCCCGCTGA
- a CDS encoding ABC transporter substrate-binding protein produces MKKVAALATLLTLTSALAAAPKDTLVYQSSSDIPTLDPGVTYDTASGGVVENLYETLVTYSGASLSKLEPLLATKWTISNGGKTYTFDLRKGVKFHSGNAMTCADAEYSFERNLVTNSAESGNWFLAESLLGTGANADDDKTITWARIDKAVECNNAGQLVFTLPAVDPAFLAKLAFSGQSVVDSKHAAGLGEWNGKEATWKDWVGKDLTNSKLSQNPSGTGAYKLVRKDSNTLLATAFDGYWGKKPAIKNVVIQKVSELAARQQAFLRGDADLIDGGGRAVDEAQVKGKAGVDWIDNLSNTVAQAFFMNQNIKNPALLGSGKLDGRGIPATFFKDANVRRAFSYAFDYDKYIQDVQKGKGKQRTMLLPEIFGGYDAKVSKYTYDKAKAEAFFKRAYGGQLWKNGFTLTANYRQGSEPSQKAMEILKANVEALNPKFRINIQAKQWSEMLKDSKDGKEAMTIMGWAPDYADPDNFMYTFYSSNGYYNPRLNWKDTQIDKWLEQARSTVNNTERNRLYSLVGKKAFEQAPYILMPAGIGYIFMRDNLVGVSASNYNPMISFSATGTFWKELSKK; encoded by the coding sequence ATGAAAAAAGTTGCTGCTCTCGCCACCCTGCTGACCCTCACCAGCGCCCTCGCGGCCGCGCCCAAGGACACCCTGGTCTACCAGTCCTCCTCCGACATCCCCACCCTTGACCCCGGCGTCACCTACGACACGGCCTCCGGCGGCGTCGTCGAAAACCTCTACGAGACCCTCGTCACCTACAGCGGCGCCAGCCTCAGCAAGCTCGAGCCCCTGCTGGCCACCAAGTGGACCATCAGCAACGGCGGCAAGACCTACACCTTCGACCTGCGTAAAGGCGTGAAGTTCCACAGCGGCAACGCCATGACCTGCGCCGACGCCGAGTACTCCTTCGAGCGTAACCTGGTCACCAACAGCGCCGAGTCCGGCAACTGGTTCCTCGCCGAGAGCCTCCTGGGCACCGGCGCCAACGCCGACGACGACAAGACCATCACCTGGGCCCGCATCGACAAGGCCGTCGAGTGCAACAACGCCGGTCAGCTGGTCTTCACCCTGCCCGCCGTGGACCCCGCCTTCCTGGCCAAGCTGGCCTTCTCCGGCCAGAGCGTCGTGGACAGCAAGCACGCCGCCGGCCTGGGCGAGTGGAACGGCAAGGAAGCCACCTGGAAGGACTGGGTCGGCAAGGACCTGACCAACAGCAAGCTGAGCCAGAACCCCAGCGGCACCGGCGCGTACAAGCTGGTCCGCAAGGACTCCAACACCCTGCTGGCCACCGCGTTCGACGGCTACTGGGGCAAGAAGCCCGCGATCAAGAACGTCGTGATCCAGAAGGTCAGCGAACTCGCCGCCCGTCAGCAGGCCTTCCTGCGCGGTGACGCCGACCTGATCGACGGCGGTGGCCGCGCGGTCGACGAAGCCCAGGTCAAGGGCAAGGCCGGTGTCGACTGGATCGACAACCTGTCCAACACCGTCGCTCAGGCGTTCTTCATGAACCAGAACATCAAGAACCCCGCGCTGCTGGGCAGCGGCAAGCTGGACGGCCGCGGCATCCCCGCGACCTTCTTCAAGGACGCCAACGTGCGCCGCGCCTTCAGCTACGCCTTCGACTACGACAAGTACATCCAGGACGTGCAGAAGGGCAAGGGCAAGCAGCGCACCATGCTGCTCCCCGAGATCTTCGGCGGCTACGACGCCAAGGTCAGCAAGTACACCTACGACAAGGCCAAGGCCGAGGCCTTCTTCAAGCGCGCCTACGGCGGCCAGCTGTGGAAGAACGGCTTCACCCTGACTGCCAACTACCGCCAGGGCAGCGAGCCCTCGCAGAAGGCCATGGAAATCCTGAAGGCCAACGTTGAAGCGCTGAACCCCAAGTTCCGCATCAACATCCAGGCCAAGCAGTGGAGCGAGATGCTCAAGGACTCCAAGGACGGCAAGGAAGCCATGACCATCATGGGCTGGGCTCCTGACTACGCCGACCCGGACAACTTCATGTACACCTTCTACAGCAGCAACGGGTACTACAACCCCCGCCTGAACTGGAAGGACACCCAGATCGACAAGTGGCTCGAGCAGGCCCGCAGCACGGTGAACAACACCGAGCGCAACCGCCTGTACAGCCTGGTCGGCAAGAAGGCCTTCGAGCAGGCCCCGTACATCCTGATGCCCGCCGGGATCGGCTACATCTTCATGCGCGACAACCTGGTCGGCGTGAGCGCCAGCAACTACAACCCCATGATCTCCTTCAGCGCCACCGGCACCTTCTGGAAGGAACTCAGCAAGAAGTAA
- a CDS encoding bifunctional precorrin-2 dehydrogenase/sirohydrochlorin ferrochelatase, whose protein sequence is MSFLPAFLDLRGVRVVVVGGGEVALRRTRTLLDAGAQVQVVAPEQHPDLAALPVQIEARHYRRGDLSGAALVVAATGSADVNDAVVRDARAQGALVNDAGDATRGNWRFPAQAQRAGVQVAVTTGRELPLLAQALAERTAALLPDEATLDGWTARREAALTQPEAVRTASLDALRRDIRQSVGLA, encoded by the coding sequence ATGAGTTTCCTCCCTGCCTTCCTTGATCTTCGCGGCGTACGCGTCGTCGTGGTCGGCGGGGGAGAGGTCGCGCTGCGCCGCACTCGCACCCTGCTGGACGCCGGAGCGCAGGTGCAGGTCGTCGCGCCCGAGCAGCACCCGGACCTCGCGGCGCTGCCCGTGCAGATCGAGGCCCGCCACTACCGGCGCGGCGACCTGAGCGGAGCGGCACTGGTCGTCGCTGCTACCGGGTCCGCCGACGTGAACGACGCCGTCGTCCGCGACGCCCGCGCGCAGGGTGCCCTGGTGAACGACGCCGGGGACGCCACGCGCGGCAACTGGCGCTTCCCCGCGCAGGCGCAGCGCGCCGGCGTGCAGGTCGCCGTGACCACCGGGCGGGAACTCCCGCTGTTGGCCCAGGCCCTCGCGGAACGCACCGCAGCCCTGCTGCCCGACGAGGCCACCCTGGACGGCTGGACCGCCCGGCGCGAGGCCGCCCTGACCCAGCCCGAAGCCGTGCGGACCGCCAGCCTGGACGCCCTGCGCCGCGACATTCGTCAGTCCGTGGGGCTCGCGTGA
- the hemA gene encoding glutamyl-tRNA reductase: MTLACPTAHALLTRTGTHAPQALDFVVVGLNHQTAPVEVRERAAVRAGHEGTLLSHLCGYAQEVMLLATCNRTEVYMAGVSGDPRAAFEGAWAQDLGEHLYVHTGEAAVTHLYRVAAGLDSLVIGETQIQGQVKRAWMDARERGLTGTTLNKVAQGALAAGKRVRFETGMSDKIVSVSSAAVELAQAALGSLAGRTALIIGAGETAELTLTHLRAAGVEDVIVVNRTVERARQLAEKLGGRPCAADYLEEVLPEADVLIASSGAPHYVLGAGGVNAALRQRPGRPMFLIDISVPRILNPDIAGVPGAHLHNLDDLTGIVARNMQSRRAALPHANAIVRDAAADLSRWHLTRQARQRELALASD, from the coding sequence GTGACGCTCGCCTGCCCCACCGCACACGCCCTGCTGACCCGCACGGGCACGCACGCCCCGCAGGCGCTGGACTTCGTGGTCGTCGGCCTGAACCACCAGACCGCCCCCGTCGAGGTCCGCGAACGCGCCGCGGTGCGCGCCGGGCACGAGGGCACCCTCCTGTCGCACCTGTGCGGCTACGCGCAGGAGGTCATGCTGCTCGCCACCTGCAACCGCACCGAGGTGTACATGGCGGGCGTCAGCGGCGACCCGCGCGCCGCCTTCGAGGGCGCCTGGGCTCAGGACCTCGGCGAGCACCTGTACGTCCACACCGGCGAGGCCGCCGTCACGCACCTGTACCGCGTCGCCGCGGGCCTCGACAGCCTCGTCATTGGCGAGACGCAGATCCAGGGGCAGGTCAAACGCGCCTGGATGGACGCCCGCGAACGCGGCCTGACCGGCACCACCCTGAACAAGGTCGCGCAGGGCGCCCTGGCCGCCGGGAAACGCGTGCGCTTCGAGACCGGCATGAGCGACAAGATCGTCAGCGTGTCCAGCGCCGCCGTGGAACTCGCCCAGGCGGCCCTGGGCAGCCTCGCGGGCCGCACCGCGCTGATCATCGGCGCGGGCGAGACCGCCGAACTGACCCTCACGCACCTGCGCGCCGCCGGGGTCGAGGACGTCATCGTCGTGAACCGCACCGTGGAACGCGCCCGGCAGCTCGCCGAGAAACTGGGGGGGCGCCCCTGCGCCGCCGACTACCTCGAAGAGGTCCTGCCCGAGGCCGACGTCCTGATCGCCTCCAGCGGCGCCCCCCACTACGTCCTGGGAGCCGGGGGTGTGAACGCCGCGCTGCGGCAGCGGCCGGGCCGCCCGATGTTCCTGATCGACATCAGCGTGCCGCGCATCCTGAATCCCGACATCGCCGGGGTGCCCGGCGCGCACCTGCACAACCTCGACGACCTGACCGGCATCGTCGCGCGCAACATGCAGAGCCGCCGCGCCGCGCTGCCGCACGCGAACGCCATCGTCCGGGACGCCGCCGCCGACCTGAGCCGCTGGCACCTGACCCGGCAGGCCCGGCAGCGCGAACTGGCCCTCGCCAGCGACTGA
- a CDS encoding D-alanine--D-alanine ligase family protein, which produces MKKRILLLAGGQSGEHEVSLMSARSVLNALPRDQFDVTPVVISKQGRWLPPTETQRALESGEAPTGGDLVLHRAASAEGYDAVFPLLHGPMGEDGTVQGLLTLAGIPFVGSGVLGSAVSMDKIMTKQVLASAGIPQVAWALAVRREWQQDPDTVRERAAALGYPLFVKPANLGSSVGISKVARPEDLDGALNLAFSLDRRVILEAMTAHKPREVEVGILGNDAPIASPVGELRFDADFYDYETKYTEGRATMHIPAPLPADVAEQVRTLALRAFRALDCAGLARVDFFYVEETGELLLNEVNTMPGFTTTSMYPKLFEAAGLSYSALVTRLVELALEDR; this is translated from the coding sequence GTGAAGAAGCGCATCCTCCTGCTGGCCGGCGGCCAGTCCGGCGAACACGAGGTCAGCCTCATGAGTGCCCGCAGTGTCCTGAACGCCCTGCCCCGCGACCAGTTCGACGTGACGCCCGTCGTGATCAGCAAGCAGGGCCGCTGGCTGCCCCCCACCGAGACGCAGCGCGCCCTGGAATCCGGCGAGGCCCCGACCGGCGGTGACCTCGTCCTGCACCGCGCCGCCAGTGCCGAGGGCTACGACGCCGTGTTCCCCCTGCTGCACGGCCCGATGGGCGAGGACGGCACCGTGCAGGGCCTCCTGACCCTGGCCGGGATTCCCTTCGTGGGCAGTGGCGTGCTGGGCTCGGCGGTCAGCATGGACAAGATCATGACCAAGCAGGTGCTGGCCTCGGCGGGCATCCCGCAGGTCGCGTGGGCGCTGGCCGTGCGCCGCGAATGGCAGCAGGACCCCGACACCGTCCGCGAACGTGCCGCCGCGCTCGGCTACCCGCTGTTCGTGAAACCCGCGAACCTGGGCTCCAGCGTGGGCATCAGCAAGGTCGCCCGCCCCGAGGACCTGGACGGCGCGCTGAATCTGGCCTTCAGCCTGGACCGCCGCGTGATCCTGGAAGCCATGACCGCCCACAAGCCCCGCGAGGTCGAGGTGGGCATCCTGGGTAACGACGCGCCCATCGCCAGCCCGGTCGGGGAGCTGCGGTTCGACGCGGACTTCTACGACTACGAGACGAAGTACACCGAGGGCCGCGCCACCATGCACATTCCCGCTCCGCTGCCCGCCGACGTGGCCGAGCAGGTGCGGACCCTGGCGCTGCGGGCGTTTCGCGCGCTGGACTGCGCCGGACTGGCGCGCGTGGACTTCTTCTACGTCGAGGAGACCGGCGAGCTGCTGCTGAACGAGGTGAACACCATGCCGGGCTTCACGACGACCAGCATGTACCCCAAGCTGTTCGAGGCGGCAGGCCTCAGTTACAGCGCGCTGGTGACCCGACTGGTCGAACTGGCCCTCGAAGACCGCTGA
- the cobA gene encoding uroporphyrinogen-III C-methyltransferase, whose amino-acid sequence MTVPASSRAFVSLVGAGPGDSGLLTLRGREALEQAEVVLFDYLANPDLLRFAPQAETIYVGKKGFSEYIRQEQINDLLVRRALGDGGRRVVRLKGGDVFVFGRGGEEAEACVQAGIPFEVVPGVSSALAVPAYAGIPVTHRDLAQSFAVLTGNTRGGGAHYGRLSGVDTLVLLMGVRNLDQIAAELIEAGRAPGTPAATIQWGTTPQQRSVTGTLATIAARVREAGLEAPAVTVVGEVVRLHDPLQWFQAAQGARGPLAGQTVAVTRTRVGASDLSERLRARGASVLEVPLIRFAPTSQPEALHARLRDLSGVAWLLLTSNQAVAALFEHLDALGLDARHLAGTRLAAVGPSTARSLAERGLRADFVPTVAGARHLGAQIPATPDGGTLLHLTSQLAEDHLERALAARGLPYGRAELYRTEPARPDDLSMDRLRGAAVVTLASGSAARHLAALAGTDFRVAAMGEQTADAAREAGFTRVTVAAVPTLDALADAAEAALRTGDGE is encoded by the coding sequence ATGACTGTGCCTGCCTCCTCCCGTGCGTTCGTGTCCCTGGTCGGCGCGGGTCCCGGCGACTCGGGCCTCCTGACCCTGCGGGGCCGCGAGGCGCTGGAGCAGGCCGAGGTGGTGCTGTTCGACTACCTCGCCAACCCGGACCTGCTGCGGTTCGCCCCGCAGGCCGAGACGATCTACGTGGGCAAGAAGGGCTTTTCCGAGTACATCCGGCAGGAGCAGATCAATGACCTGCTGGTGCGCCGGGCGCTGGGGGACGGTGGGCGGCGCGTGGTGCGCCTGAAGGGCGGGGACGTGTTCGTGTTCGGCCGCGGTGGCGAGGAGGCCGAGGCCTGCGTCCAGGCCGGGATTCCCTTCGAGGTCGTGCCCGGCGTGAGCAGCGCCCTGGCCGTGCCCGCCTACGCCGGGATTCCCGTCACGCACCGCGATCTGGCGCAGTCGTTCGCAGTCCTGACCGGCAATACGCGCGGCGGCGGCGCGCACTACGGGCGGCTGTCGGGCGTGGACACGCTGGTGCTGCTGATGGGCGTGCGCAACCTCGACCAGATCGCCGCTGAACTGATCGAGGCGGGCCGCGCGCCTGGGACGCCCGCCGCGACCATCCAGTGGGGCACCACGCCGCAGCAGCGCAGCGTGACCGGCACCCTGGCGACCATCGCCGCGCGGGTGCGTGAGGCTGGCCTGGAAGCCCCGGCGGTCACGGTGGTGGGCGAGGTGGTGCGCCTGCACGACCCGCTGCAGTGGTTCCAGGCGGCGCAGGGCGCGCGCGGGCCGCTGGCGGGGCAGACGGTCGCCGTGACCCGCACCCGCGTGGGGGCCAGCGACCTGTCCGAGCGGCTGCGGGCGCGGGGCGCGAGCGTGCTGGAGGTTCCCCTGATCCGCTTCGCGCCGACGTCGCAGCCGGAGGCGCTGCACGCCCGCCTGCGGGACCTGAGCGGCGTGGCGTGGCTGCTGCTGACCAGCAACCAGGCGGTCGCGGCGCTGTTCGAGCACCTGGACGCGCTGGGCCTGGACGCCCGGCACCTCGCGGGCACGCGGCTCGCGGCGGTGGGTCCCAGCACGGCCCGCTCGCTGGCCGAACGGGGTCTGCGCGCGGACTTCGTGCCGACCGTGGCGGGCGCGCGGCACCTGGGCGCGCAGATTCCCGCCACGCCGGACGGGGGGACGCTGCTGCACCTCACCTCGCAGCTGGCCGAGGATCACCTGGAACGCGCCCTGGCCGCGCGCGGCCTGCCCTACGGGCGGGCGGAACTGTACCGTACCGAACCCGCCCGGCCCGACGACCTGAGCATGGACCGCCTGCGCGGCGCGGCCGTGGTGACCCTGGCGTCCGGCAGCGCCGCGCGGCACCTGGCGGCCCTGGCCGGGACGGACTTCCGCGTGGCGGCGATGGGCGAGCAGACGGCCGACGCGGCGCGCGAGGCGGGCTTCACGCGCGTGACGGTGGCGGCCGTGCCGACGCTGGACGCCCTGGCCGACGCCGCCGAGGCCGCCCTGCGGACGGGGGATGGGGAATAG
- a CDS encoding NUDIX hydrolase: MDRVTYVRDLRARTGPMPLILSGACALLLRDEEVLLQRRGDTGGWGTPGGLCEPGESLEDTLRREVHEETGLTVLDPLLFTVVSGPDTFVRLPNGDEFYQVSAVYVVRRWEGVPRADGLEGTELRFWPLDALPDGLGPVDRVALAQLRTCVGVR; encoded by the coding sequence GTGGACCGCGTGACGTACGTCCGCGACCTGCGCGCCCGCACCGGCCCGATGCCACTGATCCTGTCCGGCGCGTGCGCGCTGCTGCTGCGCGACGAGGAGGTCCTGCTGCAACGGCGCGGCGACACCGGCGGCTGGGGCACGCCGGGCGGCCTGTGCGAACCCGGCGAGTCCCTGGAGGACACGCTGCGGCGCGAGGTGCACGAGGAGACCGGCCTGACCGTGCTGGACCCCCTCCTGTTCACGGTGGTCAGCGGGCCGGATACGTTCGTGCGCCTGCCGAACGGGGACGAGTTCTATCAGGTGTCCGCCGTGTACGTGGTGCGCCGCTGGGAGGGCGTGCCCCGCGCGGACGGGCTGGAAGGCACCGAGCTGCGCTTCTGGCCGCTGGACGCCCTGCCGGACGGGCTGGGTCCGGTGGACCGCGTCGCGCTGGCGCAGCTGCGGACCTGCGTGGGCGTGCGCTAG
- a CDS encoding folate-binding protein YgfZ yields MWTRIPSSSLRVTGADRVDFVHGQMTNNLRAAPTPGLVSCAFLNVRGQIEQFARAYRREQDVYLHLDAGQAGALAARLRRYIIFDQVEVQDVTDELRTVHVWPGAVPSGWQADGGDAQTFDLAGSTVLAGRVNRAGAPGVDLHYLARHEDAVLAALPGTEVPLPELDAARVQAGIPDITRDALTGTLPQEVGLDLTGPLPSISYRKGCYVGQEIMARLEARGNARYHLVRLDGAGPWEAGAEITADGKVVGQAGLHAGSGSVARLRKELAEGAGVQVAGQAATVTLIHAHA; encoded by the coding sequence ATGTGGACCCGGATTCCCTCCAGCAGCCTGCGCGTGACCGGCGCCGACCGCGTGGATTTCGTGCATGGTCAGATGACGAACAACCTCCGCGCGGCGCCCACGCCGGGGCTCGTCTCCTGCGCGTTCCTGAACGTGCGTGGGCAGATCGAGCAGTTCGCCCGCGCGTACCGCCGCGAGCAGGACGTGTACCTGCACCTGGACGCCGGGCAGGCCGGGGCGCTGGCGGCGCGGCTGCGGCGGTACATCATCTTCGATCAGGTGGAGGTGCAGGACGTCACTGATGAACTGCGGACCGTGCACGTCTGGCCCGGCGCGGTCCCCAGCGGCTGGCAGGCGGACGGCGGGGACGCGCAGACCTTCGACCTGGCCGGGAGTACGGTGCTGGCGGGCCGCGTGAACCGCGCGGGCGCGCCGGGCGTGGACCTGCACTACCTCGCCCGGCACGAGGACGCCGTGCTGGCGGCCCTGCCGGGGACCGAGGTGCCCCTGCCCGAGCTGGACGCCGCGCGCGTGCAGGCGGGCATCCCGGACATCACGCGCGACGCCCTGACCGGCACCCTCCCGCAGGAGGTCGGCCTGGACCTCACCGGGCCCCTGCCGTCGATCAGTTACCGCAAGGGCTGCTACGTGGGGCAGGAGATCATGGCCCGCCTGGAGGCGCGCGGGAACGCCCGCTACCACCTCGTGCGACTGGATGGCGCCGGACCCTGGGAGGCCGGGGCGGAGATCACGGCGGACGGGAAGGTCGTCGGTCAGGCCGGACTGCACGCGGGGAGCGGCAGCGTGGCGCGCCTGCGCAAGGAACTCGCGGAGGGTGCCGGGGTGCAGGTGGCCGGGCAGGCGGCGACCGTCACGCTGATCCACGCGCATGCTTGA
- a CDS encoding ABC transporter permease, whose translation MLNFIVKRLIQIPVVMLVLSLMIVGLTQLLTPEQRAAPYIRSEQQAARLEQIIEQRGLRDPFPVQYGRWLTSTLQGDLGYSKASNQDVIVTIKERLPRTVELTILTAIPILLISVWLGTLSALHKDKFIDQLLRVFVVLGYSLPSFVVGILLLAVFYAYLGWLPGSGQLNVINTFALGDIKTYTGLLTVDAALNGRWDIAWDALQHMILPALTLVIVLSANIIKVMRNNMLEALTSDYVRTARAKGLAPSVVNRKHARRNALLSIVTLAGFLIIGLLGGSLITETIFAFPGIGQWVVQAAVGVDLAAVLGFAMLTAVIVVVVSTIVDILYGVIDPRVRFD comes from the coding sequence ATGCTCAATTTCATCGTGAAACGACTCATCCAGATTCCTGTGGTGATGCTCGTTCTCTCCCTGATGATCGTCGGCCTGACCCAGCTGCTCACCCCCGAGCAGCGCGCTGCGCCCTACATCCGCAGCGAACAGCAGGCCGCCCGACTGGAACAGATCATCGAACAGCGCGGCCTGCGCGACCCCTTCCCCGTGCAGTACGGCCGCTGGCTGACCAGCACCCTGCAGGGCGACCTGGGCTACTCCAAGGCCAGCAACCAGGACGTGATCGTCACGATCAAGGAGCGCCTGCCGCGCACCGTCGAACTGACCATCCTGACCGCCATCCCGATCCTGCTGATCAGCGTGTGGCTGGGCACCCTGAGTGCGCTGCACAAGGACAAGTTCATCGACCAACTGCTGCGCGTGTTCGTGGTGCTGGGGTACTCGCTGCCCAGCTTCGTGGTCGGCATCCTGCTGCTGGCGGTGTTCTACGCCTACCTGGGCTGGCTGCCCGGCTCGGGCCAGCTAAACGTCATCAACACCTTCGCGCTGGGCGACATCAAGACCTACACCGGCCTGCTGACCGTCGACGCCGCCCTGAACGGCCGCTGGGACATCGCCTGGGACGCCCTGCAGCACATGATCCTTCCAGCCCTGACCCTGGTGATCGTCCTGAGCGCCAACATCATCAAGGTCATGCGCAACAACATGCTCGAAGCGCTGACCAGCGACTACGTGCGCACCGCCCGCGCCAAGGGCCTCGCCCCCAGCGTCGTGAACCGCAAGCACGCCCGCCGCAACGCCCTGCTGAGCATCGTGACGCTGGCCGGCTTCCTGATCATCGGCCTGCTGGGCGGCTCGCTGATCACCGAGACGATCTTCGCGTTCCCCGGCATCGGCCAGTGGGTCGTGCAGGCCGCCGTCGGCGTCGACCTGGCCGCCGTGCTGGGCTTCGCCATGCTGACCGCCGTGATCGTGGTCGTCGTGAGCACCATCGTCGACATCCTGTACGGCGTGATCGACCCGCGCGTGAGGTTCGACTGA
- a CDS encoding NUDIX domain-containing protein, whose translation MSREGYVRDLRALIGPRPVNLIGVAALITDPHGQILLARRVNADRWGLIAGLSELGESPDATLRREVQEESRLTVTDARLLDLLGPAQLSEAPNGDQFYAYTAAYRVTGWHGTPQPDGQELADLRFFPRADLPHLPLTRLGQAARAWTA comes from the coding sequence ATGAGCAGAGAAGGGTATGTCCGTGACCTCCGCGCGCTGATCGGCCCGCGCCCCGTCAACCTGATCGGCGTCGCGGCACTCATTACCGACCCGCACGGGCAGATCCTGCTCGCGCGGCGCGTGAATGCCGACCGCTGGGGCCTCATCGCGGGTCTCAGCGAACTGGGCGAATCACCGGACGCCACCCTGCGCCGCGAGGTTCAAGAGGAGAGCCGCCTGACCGTCACCGACGCCCGGCTGCTTGACCTGCTCGGCCCCGCGCAGCTCAGCGAGGCTCCGAACGGCGACCAGTTCTACGCGTACACTGCCGCGTACCGCGTGACCGGCTGGCACGGTACTCCGCAGCCCGACGGGCAGGAACTCGCCGACCTGCGCTTCTTCCCGCGCGCCGACCTCCCGCACCTGCCGCTGACCCGCCTGGGCCAAGCCGCACGCGCGTGGACCGCGTGA